One Xyrauchen texanus isolate HMW12.3.18 chromosome 44, RBS_HiC_50CHRs, whole genome shotgun sequence DNA segment encodes these proteins:
- the LOC127636322 gene encoding C3a anaphylatoxin chemotactic receptor-like, which translates to MRNQYLKVFLLFLGSVSLEQPTMINGTLYSICLITAMRNDYKRLENTIKVISQIFYILTFLVGVPGNVFVVYIAGMKMKRTVNTIWFLNLAIADLMCCLSTLFYMIRYSIDHCPFGFVMCDIFPFVMYVTMFASVFILSLISLDRFTQVITPVWAKNHRSLLLARLSCAAAWILSIALNMLSMILRVNFEYVNDTYCEYYAYIETYRMLTIIIFVFGFLIPLICIVTCYGFIARKLGRSRFHSGRAFRIMSAVIVAFFLCWLPFHIVFLIWKFGVNESVQVAVRLAPLVISLAFFNSCLNPVLYFFIGQDIKEKFKLSLKLKHVFERAFSEEEIQIPQSTETQINTIICNVENIEKK; encoded by the exons ATGAGGAATCAGTATTTAAAGGTCTTCCTGTTATTTCTTGGATCAGTATCACTTGAGCAGCcaacaat GATAAACGGGACGCTTTACAGCATCTGCTTAATCACAGCGATGAGGAATGATTATAAAAGGTTggaaaacacaataaaagtgatttCTCAGATCTTCTACATTCTGACGTTTCTCGTCGGAGTTCCAGGAAATGTCTTTGTTGTGTACATCGCTGGAATGAAGATGAAGAGGACCGTTAATACGATATGGTTCCTTAATCTAGCGATTGCAGACCTCATGTGCTGTCTTTCTACACTGTTCTATATGATACGGTACTCTATTGATCACTGTCCATTTGGATTTGTCATGTGCGATATTTTTCCATTTGTTATGTATGTCACCATGTTTGCGAGTGTCTTCATCTTGAGTTTGATTAGTCTGGATCGGTTTACACAGGTGATCACTCCAGTTTGGGCTAAAAATCATCGCAGTCTGTTGCTTGCACGACTGTCCTGTGCAGCGGCCTGGATCCTGTCTATAGCTCTTAATATGCTCTCTATGATATTAAGAGTAAACTTTGAATATGTTAACGACACATACTGCGAATATTATGCTTACATTGAAACATATAGAATGTTGACTATCATCATCTTTGTGTTTGGTTTTTTGATTCCTCTCATATGCATCGTCACATGTTATGGATTCATCGCACGAAAGTTAGGCAGGAGTCGTTTTCACTCTGGACGAGCGTTTCGCATCATGTCGGCTGTTATTGTGGCATTTTTTCTGTGTTGGCTGCCGTTCCACATTGTGTTTTTGATCTGGAAGTTTGgtgtgaatgaaagtgtccaggTGGCCGTTAGACTTGCCCCATTGGTCATCTCTTTGGCGTTTTTCAACAGCTGTCTGAATCCAGTTCTGTATTTTTTCATAGGGCAGGATATTAAGGAGAAGTTTAAACTTTCATTAaagttaaaacatgtttttgaaagaGCTTTCTCTGAGGAGGAGATACAAATACCACAATCCACCGagacacaaataaatacaatcatt TGTAATGTGGAGAATATAgagaagaaataa